A window of Taeniopygia guttata chromosome 14, bTaeGut7.mat, whole genome shotgun sequence contains these coding sequences:
- the GRIFIN gene encoding grifin, translating into MSGALPLCPLAVSSPCLQFEALHPEGICPGWSIVVKGETSSRSSMFEINLLCEPGDQIALHFNPRLSSSRIVCNSFLNSHWGQEEVNSTFPFKAKEPFQVEIYSDQDYFHVFINENKVLQYKHRQKNLSSITKLQILDDIDISSVEITKRGLY; encoded by the exons ATGAGTGGGGCACTGCCTCTCTGCCCCCTTGCTGTGTCCTCCCCTTGTCTGCAGTTTGAGGCCCTGCACCCAGAGGGAATCTGTCCTGGATGGAGCATCGTGGTCAAGGGTGAGACCAGTTCCCGTTCAAGCAT GTTTGAAATTAATTTGCTCTGTGAGCCTGGAGACCAGATCGCTCTCCACTTTAACCCTCGCCTCTCCAGCTCCAGAATTGTCTGCAACTCTTTCCTCAACAGCCACTGGGGGCAGGAAGAGGTTAACAGCACCTTCCCTTTCAAGGCCAAGGAGCCCTTTCAG GTTGAAATCTACTCTGACCAGGACTATTTCCACGTTTTCATCAATGAAAACAAAGTCCTGCAGTACAAGCATCGGCAGAAGAATCTTTCATCCATCACCAAGCTGCAGATTCTCGATGATATTGACATTTCTTCAGTGGAAATCACCAAACGAGGTCTTTACTAG